A portion of the Coregonus clupeaformis isolate EN_2021a unplaced genomic scaffold, ASM2061545v1 scaf0219, whole genome shotgun sequence genome contains these proteins:
- the LOC121555694 gene encoding alpha-(1,3)-fucosyltransferase 4-like, which yields MEVTQWATQWITGGRSTSHRAGKRPRLRRVTVLRTSWLCFAALVCMLFLFLGVCFLNLFDPRLQPLPLTGVEPRDVTLLLWTHPFGHYRRLPDCEARFGICGCVLTDDQRMYPWADAVIMHHREIATNATALPPDPRPSGQKWIWMNFESPSHTRGLRRFEGMFNLTMTYRADSDIFLPYGYLVPRLHPHANGPHTRPRRPHLLAWVISNWSESQARVVYYRRLANYVGVDVFGRAGVPLPEDSTVVRTVRRYQFYLALENSQHTDYITEKLWNSLLAGAIPVVLGPPRENYERFLPHDAFIHVDDFPSPRLLAQYLLRLRRSPALLQRHLAWRKNYCVHLTAFWAEHYCTACRAVQSHRLRTNTITNLQRWFES from the coding sequence ATGGAGGTAACTCAGTGGGCTACTCAGTGGATTACAGGGGGTCGTTCTACCTCTCACAGAGCCGGTAAGCGCCCCCGTCTGCGTCGTGTGACTGTTCTGAGAACGTCATGGTTGTGTTTTGCCGCTCTCGTCTGTATGCTCTTTCTCTTCCTTGGAGTGTGTTTTCTCAATCTCTTCGACCCACGATTGCAACCCCTCCCTCTCACTGGAGTCGAGCCCAGAGATGTCACCCTTCTCCTGTGGACGCACCCCTTCGGCCACTACCGCAGACTGCCGGACTGTGAGGCACGCTTTGGGATCTGTGGGTGCGTACTGACCGACGACCAGCGCATGTACCCTTGGGCTGACGCCGTCATCATGCACCACCGTGAGATAGCGACCAACGCCACCGCACTCCCGCCAGACCCACGGCCCAGTGGCCAGAAGTGGATCTGGATGAATTTTGAGTCCCCGTCTCACACACGTGGCCTGCGGCGGTTCGAGGGCATGTTCAACCTCACCATGACCTACCGAGCAGATTCAGACATCTTCCTCCCCTACGGCTACCTGGTGCCCCGCCTTCACCCTCACGCCAACGGCCCCCACACACGCCCCCGGCGGCCCCACCTACTGGCCTGGGTCATCAGTAACTGGTCAGAGTCGCAGGCCCGCGTGGTGTACTACCGCCGGCTGGCTAACTACGTTGGCGTGGATGTGTTCGGGCGTGCAGGTGTGCCACTGCCAGAGGACAGCACTGTGGTGCGCACGGTGAGGCGCTACCAGTTCTATCTGGCGTTGGAGAACTCACAGCACACCGACTACATCACCGAGAAGCTCTGGAACTCCTTACTGGCCGGGGCCATTCCTGTAGTTCTCGGGCCGCCGCGGGAAAACTACGAACGCTTCCTCCCCCATGATGCCTTCATCCATGTTGACGACTTCCCCTCTCCCCGCCTGCTCGCCCAATACCTGCTGCGGCTGCGCCGGAGCCCCGCCCTCCTGCAGAGACACCTGGCCTGGAGGAAGAACTACTGCGTGCACCTGACCGCCTTCTGGGCGGAGCATTACTGCACAGCGTGCCGCGCCGTGCAGAGCCACAGACTCCGGACTAACACCATcaccaaccttcagcgctggtttgaGTCCTGA